TTTGGCAGCAGGGTTTAATACTCCTATTGCGGGGGTGCTGTTCGTTATCGAAGAGTTGATGCGAGATATTTCTGGCTTAACTTTAGAAACAGCGATCGCAGCTTCTTTTACTGGTGCGGTCATTTCACGATTTTTTAATACCACCGATCTTAATTTACCTACGGCTTTATTAGATGCTACCCGTCGCGGAAGCTTTACTCCTGCTGAAATTCCTTTTTATTTACTCCTGGGGTTTCTAGCTGGTATTTTAGGTGGCATTTTCAATCGCTGCATCATACGAGGCATGAAGTTCAATCGCAATTTAGCTATACCCAGACCGCTAAAAATTGGCTTGGCAGGATTGATTTCGGGGATAGTGGTTGCTTTTTTGCCGCCATTTTTTATGGATAATGCTGGTTTGCGCGAGTTTTTAATTGCTGGCGAGTTAAGCTGGCAGTTAACAGCACTGGTATTTGTGGCGCAGTTTTTTTTGGCAATCGTGGCATATAGTTCGGGTGCGCCTGGAGGTTTATTTTCCCCTGCTTTAGTTTTGGGTTCGGCATTGGGTTATATAGTCGGCACTTTTGAAGTCACCTTACTCGGTACCGAATCTCCCTACACTTTTGCTTTGGCGGGGATGGGAGCTTTTTTTACGGCAGTAGTTAGAGTTCCCGTCACCTCAATTGTGATTATTTTTGAAATGACGGCAGACTTTAATTTAGTGTTGCCGTTGATGATTGTTTCGGCAACGGCTTATATCGTTGCCGAGAGTGTCTCGGCAGGTTCTTTGTACGAACATCTGTTAGGAGCTAGCGGTATTGAAATAACGGAAGAACATCCCCATCACGATTTTTTAAGCGAACTGACTGCTGACGATGTGATGGAGTCTAAGGTACAAACCCTATCGAGCAATCTAACTCTCTCAGAATTAATTAAAGCCATGTCGCGATCGCATCATCGCGGTTTTCCTGTCGTAGAAGGCGATCGCTTAGTCGGTATCGTTACTCAGTCGGATATTCCCAAAGATAGTCAAAAATCGGGAAGTATGCTGCTGCGGGATATTATGACACCCTGTCCGATTGTAGTCAATCCAACTACTTCGATCGCCGACGTACTCTTTTTACTCAATCGCTATCAACTATCGCGCTTACCTGTAACCGAAGGCAATAAACTGTTAGGAATTATTACCCGCAGCGATATTATCAAAGCCGAGGCACAACAGCTAAATCGCGATCGCCGCGTTACGATTAAATCGGAACCTGCCTATGTTGTCTATCGAACTCGCTCGCCTGCTACGGGTAAGGGACGAATTTTATTACCTCTGGCAAATTTAGAAAATGTTTCGGGGTTGATGAAGCTAGCTTTAGCGATCGCCAAAGAGCGTAAATACGAAATTGAATGCCTGCATATCGTTCCCGTTCCCAGATATATTCATCCCGCTCAAGCAAAAGTAAATACTGGTTCTAGTCGCAAACTGATGCGTCAGATGGAACGCTGGGGACGCAAAGAAAAAATTCCCGTACATACTAAAGTTTGTCTGGCTAACGACATTGTCGAAGCGGTTTTAGAAACTGTTGCTAAAGAACACATCGATTTACTACTCATGGGTTTCAAAGGCAAAACCGCCAATCCCGAACAGGTTTTCGGTAGCGTTACCGATTCTTTAATCTCACAGGCAGCTTGCGATTTGCTGTTAGTCAAGTTAGGTGATGCCGACAGTCATTTTCCCCTACATTTTAATGAGCGTCCAAAATGGCTGTTGCCCACCGCAGGAGGTAAAAATATCCAGAAAGCGACTGCTCTACTTCCTGGGTTGGCAAATTTGTATCCCAATCCTAAAACCCTAACTATCGAACTATGTCAAGTTTTTTTTCCCGATAAAGTCAAGCCAAATGGGAAAAATATTCAGCAGATTGGCGATCGTCTTCAAAGTAAAATAGGTTTAAAAATTCGTCCTTTAGTAATTCGCTCTCATTCGGTTTCAGAAGCCATTATTAAACTTAATCAAGCAGCAAACTACGATTTGATTATCTTAGGTGCGAGTAACGAAGGGCTATTGCAACATGCAGTTAAAGGAAATATTCCCAAGGCGATCGCTAGAGATTCTACTAGTACGGTAATTATTTTCCGTAGTTCCCTGTAGGGGAGATTTGGGAACTTGGGAAATTAGGGATTTGGAGAGTCAGGGCATTCTTTCTACTTTCCTGTTCTCTGTTCCCTATTCCCCAAACTGCTTGCTATTTTTAAAGGTTTGTAACTCAAATTGGGAAGTTTAAGAAATAGATACCTAAAACTAATTTGAGACAAAATTGATTAATAAAAACTTAAATACGCCGCCAATGCTTCTGGGTGCTGCCATCTTATTTTGGGGTTGGCAGACGGGATGGTGGCTTGCGGCT
This region of Myxosarcina sp. GI1 genomic DNA includes:
- a CDS encoding chloride channel protein; translated protein: LAAGFNTPIAGVLFVIEELMRDISGLTLETAIAASFTGAVISRFFNTTDLNLPTALLDATRRGSFTPAEIPFYLLLGFLAGILGGIFNRCIIRGMKFNRNLAIPRPLKIGLAGLISGIVVAFLPPFFMDNAGLREFLIAGELSWQLTALVFVAQFFLAIVAYSSGAPGGLFSPALVLGSALGYIVGTFEVTLLGTESPYTFALAGMGAFFTAVVRVPVTSIVIIFEMTADFNLVLPLMIVSATAYIVAESVSAGSLYEHLLGASGIEITEEHPHHDFLSELTADDVMESKVQTLSSNLTLSELIKAMSRSHHRGFPVVEGDRLVGIVTQSDIPKDSQKSGSMLLRDIMTPCPIVVNPTTSIADVLFLLNRYQLSRLPVTEGNKLLGIITRSDIIKAEAQQLNRDRRVTIKSEPAYVVYRTRSPATGKGRILLPLANLENVSGLMKLALAIAKERKYEIECLHIVPVPRYIHPAQAKVNTGSSRKLMRQMERWGRKEKIPVHTKVCLANDIVEAVLETVAKEHIDLLLMGFKGKTANPEQVFGSVTDSLISQAACDLLLVKLGDADSHFPLHFNERPKWLLPTAGGKNIQKATALLPGLANLYPNPKTLTIELCQVFFPDKVKPNGKNIQQIGDRLQSKIGLKIRPLVIRSHSVSEAIIKLNQAANYDLIILGASNEGLLQHAVKGNIPKAIARDSTSTVIIFRSSL